One Danio rerio strain Tuebingen ecotype United States chromosome 22, GRCz12tu, whole genome shotgun sequence genomic window carries:
- the rnd3a gene encoding Rho family GTPase 3a, translating to MKERRSIQKLSLQPGMDPSQSLKCKIVVVGDSQCGKTALLHVFAKDCFPENYVPTVFENYTASFEIDKQRIELSLWDTSGSPYYDNVRPLSYPDSDAVIICFDISRPETLDSVLKKWKGEIQEFCPNTKMLLVGCKSDLRTDLTTLVELSNHRQTPVSYDQGSAMAKQISAPYIECSAVQSENSVRDIFHVATLACVNKNNKNIKRNKSARSTKRISHMPSRPELAAVATDLRKDKAKSCTVM from the exons ATGAAGGAGAGAAGATCTATCCAGAAACTGTCCCTTCAGCCCGGAATGGATCCGAGTCAGAGCCTCAAATGTAAGATCGTGGTCGTGGGGGACAGTCAGTGTGGGAAAACCGCTCTGCTCCACGTTTTTGCCAAGGACTGTTTCCCTGAG AATTATGTCCCCACTGTGTTTGAGAATTACACAGCAAGTTTTGAGATTGACAAGCAGAGAATAGAGCTCAGCCTGTGGGACACCTCAG GATCCCCGTATTATGACAACGTCAGACCACTCTCGTATCCAGACTCAGATGCCGTCATTATATGTTTCGACATCAGCCGACCAGAGACCCTGGATAGTGTCCTAAAGAAG TGGAAAGGGGAGATCCAGGAATTCTGTCCCAACACAAAGATGCTGCTCGTCGGATGCAAGTCAGACCTGAGAACGGATCTCACGACATTAGTGGAGCTTTCCAACCACAGACAGACGCCGGTGTCCTATGATCAG GGTTCAGCTATGGCTAAGCAGATATCCGCACCTTACATCGAGTGCTCCGCAGTGCAGTCGGAGAACAGCGTGCGGGACATTTTCCACGTTGCGACGCTGGCTTGCGTAAATAAGAACAACAAAAACATCAAGCGCAACAAATCGGCACGCTCCACCAAGCGCATCTCGCATATGCCCAGTCGACCAGAACTCGCTGCTGTGGCAACAGACCTACGCAAAGACAAAGCAAAGAGTTGCACGGTAATGTAA